The Maylandia zebra isolate NMK-2024a linkage group LG4, Mzebra_GT3a, whole genome shotgun sequence genome includes a window with the following:
- the LOC101479747 gene encoding extracellular serine/threonine protein kinase FAM20C-like codes for MVRRNLGQSTRSIYLGLACLSLSLHVLLAFFCLSVLQTACVFPTSSSSSSIPRTDTQHHESVSQSPASDAASSNKLQRRPHDEVRHKPTANMLHHKVRGALNEVAEKSKKLIGVGKIIQKVDGPSKLGALFKHPLYNLPQPELQQDDWLMRLKTEEDAKDTESHEEENEDIFPDDSEWQSNSHEEGYDKVTWTTDVETHPPWLRFHLGISRWELYNRKDPNLAQLTHYLATQRILGSVQKKGGTQLKLLISFPNYGQALLKPMKQTRHAETDVNLFYFSDFERHNAEIAAFHLDRLLGFNRIPPVVGRLINVTTEIKEITTDRRLSKTFFTSPAGNVCFYGQCEYYCSVEHPVCGQPHMLEVSLATMLPDLTIAPRRSWRSPWRRSYSRTKLAQWEKDPAYCDTVKQTPPYNQGTRLVDLIDMAVLDFLMSNMDRHHYETFEQFGNNTFLLHLDNGRAFGRHSQDEPSILAPLRQCCRIRRSTFLRLRLLSLPDFRLSDIMRESLTQDPLSRVAPLLSEPHLSALDRRLAKVLQVVQTCQEKHDDVIYNDIEGHDQGPRSAVTA; via the exons ATGGTTAGACGGAACCTGGGTCAGTCCACTCGCTCCATCTATCTGGGACTGGCTTGTCTGTCCCTCAGTCTCCATGTCCTTCTGGCATTTTTTTGCCTTTCAGTCCTCCAGACTGCCTGTGTTTTTCccacttcttcctcttcctcctccattcCCAGAACAGATACTCAACATCACGAGTCTGTCTCCCAGTCTCCTGCTTCTGATGCTGCCTCCTCAAACAAACTGCAGAGGCGCCCCCATGATGAAGTGCGTCACAAACCGACTGCAAACATGTTACACCATAAAGTCCGAGGCGCATTAAATGAGGTCGCTGAGAAGTCAAAGAAACTGATTGGAGTTGGAAAAATAATTCAGAAAGTCGATGGTCCTTCTAAGCTTGGGGCACTGTTCAAGCATCCGCTTTACAATCTGCCACAGCCAGAGCTGCAGCAAGATGATTGGCTAATGAGgctgaaaacagaagaagatgcaaaGGATACAGAAAGTCACGAAGAAGAGAACGAAGACATCTTCCCTGATGATAGTGAGTG GCAAAGCAACAGTCACGAGGAAGGCTATGACAAAGTCACATGGACAACTGATGTGGAGACCCACCCTCCCTGGCTGCGGTTCCACCTGGGCATCTCTCGCTGGGAGCTGTACAACAGGAAAGACCCCAACCTAGCTCAGCTGACTCACTATTTGGCAACACAGCGTATCCTTGGCTCAG TTCAAAAGAAAGGAGGCACCCAACTGAAACTGCTCATATCGTTCCCAAATTATGGACAAGCTCTGCTCAAACCCATGAA GCAAACCAGACATGCAGAGACTGATGTAAACCTCTTTTACTTCTCTGACTTTGAAAGACACAACGCCGAGATCGCTGCCTTTCACCTTGACAG ATTGCTGGGCTTTAACAGAATCCCTCCAGTGGTTGGACGGCTCATCAATGTTACCACAGAGATCAAAGAGATTACCACCGACCGCAGGCTGTCTAAGACCTTCTTCACTTCCCCTG CTGGGAACGTGTGTTTCTATGGGCAGTGTGAATACTACTGCTCAGTGGAGCACCCGGTGTGCGGTCAGCCACATATGCTGGAGGTTTCCCTGGCTACCATGCTGCCTGACCTCACCATTGCCCCTCGCAGGTCCTGGAGGTCCCCATGGAGGCGATCTTACAGCCGCACCAAGCTTGCACA GTGGGAAAAAGACCCAGCTTACTGTGATACAGTGAAGCAGACACCTCCTTACAATCAAGGAACCAGACTGGTGGATCTCATAGATATGGCTGTCCTGGACTTCCTCATGA GCAACATGGACAGACATCACTATGAGACGTTTGAGCAATTTGGCAACAACACTTTTCTTCTGCACCTTGATAATGGACGGGC gtttGGGCGTCACTCTCAAGATGAGCCATCCATTCTAGCTCCATTGCGGCAGTGTTGCag GATCCGTCGCTCCACCTTCCTCCGCTTGCGTCTGCTGTCTCTTCCTGATTTCCGACTGAGCGACATCATGCGGGAATCGCTGACTCAGGATCCTTTGTCACGAGTGGCCCCTCTCCTCTCAGAACCACATCTGTCCGCGTTGGACCGGCGCCTTGCAAAAGTTCTGCAAGTAGTGCAGACGTGTCAGGAAAAGCATGATGACGTCATTTACAATGACATAGAGGGAC